GAGCAAGCCACGCAGGTTGGCTAAGTTATAACGGGAAATGGTATTACTTTTATGATGGCCCGATGACAACAGGCTGGGTGCAAGATAATGGCACATGGTATTATTTGCAGTCTAGCGGTGCGATGGCAACAGGTAAACATTTCATTGATGGGAAATGGTATTCATTCAAAGATAACGGCGCTATGATGTAACAAAGGTTTTTTTATTGAATAAATGACATCAGATATCTATTTTAAGATATTTCTATAATGAAAAAAGACACCTGTGAAGGTGTTTTTTTCATCTCTTCTTATTAATCTAGGAAGAATAACGTTTATAACAATAATGGGTAGTAAGTACTTTTAAGTTGATGGTAATGGGGTAGCACCACACATCCATCAAGTTAAGATTTTGAAATAACCCCAAAACAAAAATTTTATATCTCTACAGTTATTTAGAAATGGAAAAGCTCAATTTTTAATCGAAAGCGGTATAGATATTAATGTTAAATATAGTGGTGAATCCGTGAAAGATATGGATGCATTAACTTTTGCAAGGGAACAGGGTCAAGTGGAAATTGTTAAGTTAATAGAAGGCCAAAAAGAATTGACCGCTACTATAACCGAAGTAAATGGTAAAAATCAAGATTATCATGATGAAATCTTAGAGCATGTAACTAAATACTTTGGAACTATTCAAAATACTATAAGTGAGATTGTTCCTGGTAGTAGAGTTTCAGTCAATATTCATATAATTCCTCCGTCAATGAATAATGATTTTGTAACTCTCGTAACTACAGGTATGAGTGATGCACCTATGGATTATTCAAATGAAGAAAGTGAGTTTAAATATGCAGAATTATTATTGAAATTACCTTCAAGTTGGATAGTTGGGAAAGATAATATGGGGGATCAAAACTATTATTGGCCTGTTTTTTTTTTCATTCTTTATATTAATTCCCAAAATAATTGGTTCGATTAACTATCTTTCTTTAAATAATGGTTTGGTCTTTTCTAAAAATGATTTAGTACCTTCTCTGAAGTCCTCTGTGGACGCTATCAAGCCGAAATAATCTGCTCCAAGACGTGCGGACTCTTCTAAAGTTAAATTACCTCCCCGATGAATTGCCTCCCAAGTCATTTTTACTGCGATAGGAGCCTGAGATAGAATTTCTTGGATAAGCGCTTCTGCCTCTGATAATAATTTATCAGGCTCAACAGTCCTATTAACCAGTCCTATTCTATAAGCTTCGTCTGCGCTTATCGCGGCTCCAGTGAGCAGCAGCTCTGTAGCACGCCCCTTACCTATAAGTCTGGGCAATCTCGTAGTTCCTCCAAATCCGGCAACAGCTCCAATACGAACTTCAGGATGTCCTAATCTAGCATGATTAGCACAAATACGAATCGTACAGGATTCAGCTAACTCAAGTCCACCTCCTAGTGCAAATCCGTTGATGGCAGCAACAACCACTTTTCCTAATGACTCGATTTTATGAGTAACCGTAACAGCCAACTGAGCTAAATCCCGTACTTCTAGTGGAGTGGCTTTATTGAGAAACTGAATGTCAGCACCTGCTGAAAATGCCTTTTCTCCAGCACCGATAATTATCAATGCTTTTACACTTGAATTAGTTTTAACCCTGTCCAAGACGGAGGAAAGTTGCTCAAGAACATCTCGGTTTAACGCATTTAGTGCTTCCGGTCTGTTTAATGTAATTCTTGCAATACCATTTTCCTCAGTGTAGAGGACGACACTTTTGTTTAACATTTTAATCCCTCCAATAGTTTAGTGTGCAGACACAAAAGGCTACTAATTTCTATCGCTTCTTTTATAACATTAAGAGAGGATTTTTACTGAGATGTCGTCACCGACTGATTGCTCGTTCATAAGTGAGATTATATTTAGAATATACTGCACAACTCAAAAAAAGTTTTTTATTCATCAATTTAATCTTGTAGAATGCCCTTGTGGCGAAACATCTTGCATTTTTAACCACGACTAATATTCAGACACAGAACCTATCCCGCAGACCTCTTTAAACCGCTTTTCAATATAAAATGTTCTTCTTTGGACATAAAAATCCTCTTTAGGAAAAAATACTTAAGGGGGTAAAATTCCGCAAATTTCTTTTAAAATATCGCGCCTTTCTTCTAAACATCACTTCTTTTTTAAGGGTACAGACTCATGCCCATCAAGTTAAAATTTTGCAGCATCTCAGAACGAAATTTTAAACCCTCTTGTAACAAGACATCTCATTTTATCGTTTTGGGGGTGTAATAAAACCTTAGCTTGATGGGCATGGGGTAGCACCACGCATCCATCAACTTAAGCATTTAGGCTATTCTCAAAGTAAAAAGCACGTTACTATTCTCTTATGTTAATGAGAATAGTAACGTGCTTTTTATGAATATACATCAGTTTGGAATGAACTCAATATATAATCTTTTATATCAAATCGATGCTCACTTAAAAAGTTGATATGCTCCCATCCTAATGATGAGATATGTTTTAATAGTTCTTCATTAAACTCATACTTACTTTTTAACGTTTCTACAGATTTACTTAAATATACGGCGTTTCATATAATAATGGGATTAATCGGAATACTTAATAAATTCGCTCG
This sequence is a window from Bacillus pseudomycoides DSM 12442. Protein-coding genes within it:
- a CDS encoding enoyl-CoA hydratase/isomerase family protein, with product MLNKSVVLYTEENGIARITLNRPEALNALNRDVLEQLSSVLDRVKTNSSVKALIIIGAGEKAFSAGADIQFLNKATPLEVRDLAQLAVTVTHKIESLGKVVVAAINGFALGGGLELAESCTIRICANHARLGHPEVRIGAVAGFGGTTRLPRLIGKGRATELLLTGAAISADEAYRIGLVNRTVEPDKLLSEAEALIQEILSQAPIAVKMTWEAIHRGGNLTLEESARLGADYFGLIASTEDFREGTKSFLEKTKPLFKER